DNA from Terriglobus tenax:
AAACGCCCGCCCAGCAGGCCGCCGGCGATGGATTCCGTATACCCCTCAACGCCGGAAAGCTGCCCGGCGATCACGATCGAAGGATGCGCCTTCAACTGCAGCGTGCCGTTCAGCACAGCGGGCGAGTTGATGTAGGTATTGCGATGGATCTGCCCATAGCGCAGAAACTTTGCGTTCTCCAGGCCCGGAATCAGCCGCAGAACCTTTGCCTGGTCGCCATACTTGATGTGGTTCTGGAAGCCGACCAGGTTGTAGCTGTCGGCGCGCAGGTTCTCCTGCCGCAGTTGCACGCAGGCGTACGGCCAGCGGCCGGTCTTGGGATTCGTCAACCCCGCAGGCTTCATAGGCCCGAAACGCAGCGTGTCGCGACCACGGCGTGCAAGCTCATCAATCGGCAGGCAGGCCTCAAAATACTGACCCTTTTCCCACTCCTTCAGCTCCACCTTTTCTGAGGTCAGCAGAGCGTCCAGGAAGGTGTCGTACTCTTCCTTCGTGAACGGGCAGTTGATGTAGTCGGCGGTGCCCTTGTCCCAGCGCGCGGCGAAGTAGACCTTCTCCATGTCGATGCTACTGGCGTCGACGATGGGCGCAATGGAGTCGTAGAAGGCAAGCTGGTCGCTGCCGGTAAGCCGCTGCAACTCCGCCGCAAGCGCGGGCGAGGTCAGTGGACCGGTGGCCAGCACGGTGATGTGGTCCCCGCTCTCGTCCAGCGAAATAACCTCCTCACGCACCACGGTGATGCGCGGGTTGGCGGCAATCGCCTCCGCCACGCGACGCGAGAACTCGACGCGATCCACCGCCAGGGCGTGGCCAGCAGGAACAGCCGTGGCGTCGGCTTCCTTTAACAGGAACGATCCGGCACGGCGCATCTCCTGCTTCAACAGCCAGGGCGCGGTGTTTTCGCTTTCACTCTTCAGCGAATTCGAGCAGACCAACTCGGCGAAGTCGCTGGTCTGGTGCGCCTCGGTCGAGCGATGCGGACGCATCTCGTAGAGCGTGACCTCGCAGCCGGCTGCGGCAGCCTGCAGTGCGGCTTCGGGGCCGGCAAGACCGCCGCCGATAACGTGAACCTTCTTCATGAGGGAAACTTCTTTGCCAGCGCAGGCAGAGCGGCACCGTCGACGCGCATAATGCGCCAGGGGTGCAGCATCTGTGCGCCAATGGATTCGTAGAACTTGATGGCGGGCTCGTTCCAGTCCAGCACATGCCACTGGAAGCGGTCTCCTCGCTCCTGCGCTATCGCCGCGACATGCGAGATCAGCGCCTTGCCGATGCCATTGCGGCGGAACGGCGGGCGGACGAACAGGTCTTCCAGGTGAATCCCCGCGTTACCGCGCCATGTGGAATAGAACGGGAAATAGAGCGCCATGCCCGCGGGCTGGCCGTCCCACTCGGCGATCAGGCACTCGTAGACGGGCCGTTCACCAAAACCGTCGCGCAGCAGGTCTTCGGCGGTAGCAATGGCGGCATCGGGCTCACGCTCGTACTCGGCCAGTTCACGAATGAAGGCGAGCATCTCGGGCACGTCGGCGGGTGTGGCGGGGCGAATCGTCAGCATAAAGCGCAGAAACCAGTTTACGGCTTCTGCGCGTGCGAGGTGCGATAACTCAGCTTCAGGGGAATCTGGAAGGCGAAGAGTTCGTGGTTTTCCGTCTCCTGCGGAGCACGCGCCATCACCTTGCGAATGTAAAGATCACTGCCGTCGATGGGATTCTTTACATCGCGGATGTCATAGATCAGATAACCGGCTACAGTCTTGTGCGGCGCCACCGTAGTCGTCTGAAAGCCAAACTCGTTGAAGTCCTGCGTAATCTTCTTGTCGACCGGATGATGCACCGTGATCGGTGGCAGCGGCGCAGGCAGCGGCACCTTGGTCCCCTTGGCGTTCTTGTAGGTGAACATACGGCGGTTCACCTCTTCCTCAATGGCTGCGGGAATCTTGTCGTTATTCTCGGTCATCATTTGCATACGTGCCTCGTCCAGCGAGAGAGTGCTGTCTGAGTTATTTGTCACGATGACGCGGATAGGCAGCAGGTCATTCGCCACGTACTTGATGCGGAAGAACGGACATTTCTCGTCGGTATCGCAGACGTCGGCGGCAACTACGACCTTCTCGGCCTCATGCGCATCCTTCGCCGGATACGAGGTAGCAGGATCGGCCGCGGGTGGCTTTTTATCAGCCGCAACGGCGGGAAGAGCACACAGAAGGGTAATCGCGAAGAGTCGGCGCACAGGCATCATCGGTTCCAAACCATTATCATCTTCGCTGTTAGACGTAAATATCCAGCGAATGATGACCCTCTACAGACTGACCTTTACCGCGGCGCTGATCCTAAGCGCGCCGTACTGGCTGGTGCGTATGCTCGTGCAGAAAAAATACGCTCTCGGCCTGCGGCAGCGGCTGGGCATTGTGCCCGCGGCACTGCTTCGGTTCGCTGCGGGGAAAAAGATCATCTGGCTGCACGCCGTCAGCGTGGGCGAAACCCTGTCCGCAACGCGGCTGGTGGCAGAGCTGGAGCAGGCCATGCCGGGATATACGGTCGCCATCTCCACCACAACGGCGGCAGGACAGGCGCTGGCACAGCAACGGTTCGGCGCAGAGCGGGTCTTCTACTTCCCGCTGGACTTTACCTTGGCCGTCCGCCGCTACCTGCAGGCGCTGCGACCCCAACTGATGGTGCTGATGGAGAGCGAGCTGTGGCCCGCGCACCTGGAAGAGTGCCGCCGCATGGGCATCCCGGTGGTCGTCGCCAACACCCGCGTCTCCGACCGCTCGTTCCGCCGGACGCTGCCGCTGCGTGCCCTGTGGAAGCGCATGGCGGCAAAGGTCACGCTTTTTGTCGCGCAAAGCGAGGAAGACGCAGGGCGCCTGCTGGCCCTGGGAGCGAAGCCGGAACAGGTAACCACCAGCGGCAATTTGAAGTACGACATCCGCGCCGCAGCTAGAATGCCCATCACGGACCTTCTGCGCCAGCATCTGCCGCAGGCACCGCTGCTGGTTGCCGGAAGCACGCTGGCCGGGGAGGAAGAGGCGTTGCTTTCCTGCTGGAAGCAGATGCCCCCCGCCGTCATGGTGCTTGCGGCGCGGCATCCTGAAAGGTTTGAGAGCGTCGCTTCCCTGCTGGGACAGAGTGACCTTCCCTGGCAACGGCTCAGCACGTGGCGGCAATCGCCACAGCCGGTCGTGCCCGGCACGGTGCTTCTGCTGGACTCCATCGGAGAGCTCGCCTCCATTTACTCCCTCGCGCGCGTGGCCTTTGTCGGCGGCAGCCTCTTCGGCGAGGGCGGTCACAGCCCTCTGGAACCGGCGCAATGGGGAGTCTCCGTCATCCAGGGAGAGTCGTATGAAAACTTCCGCGGCCCGGTCGATGCCCTGCTGGCGGCCGATGCCATCACACTTTCCTCGGTAGAGAAGCTCTGCGAGACGCTGCAGGCGCTGCTCTTCGATGCCGAACATGCATCCTCCATGGGCGAACGGGCGAGGCAGGTCTTTGTTTCCCAGGCTGGAGCAACCGCGCGCACAGTCACTGCCATTGCTCGTATGATGTCCCCTGCAGTGGAGCACCTGCCGTGAGACCCTTCCTCAAGCCGCTGGTTCCTCTTTACGCCGCCGGACTCGGCTGGAAGAACAGCCGTTTCGACCGCGGCACCACCAAGGTCTGGCGGCTGGGCAAGCCGGTCATCTCGGTCGGCAGCCTGTCTGCCGGGGGAGCAGGAAAAACCCCCGTTGTTCTGGCGCTCCTGGACCTTCTGCAGCAGCACGGCATCCCTGCCGATGTCCTCTCTCGCGGCTATGGGCGGGAGCTGAAGACCGCCCTGCAAGTGGAGGCCAACGGACCTGCCACGGAGTTCGGCGATGAGACGCTGATGATCGCCCGGCGCGGCTGGCCGGTCTTCGTCGCCCCGCAGCGCTTTGACGCCGGCGTACTGGCCGAGCAGCAGACACAAGGCAGCAGGGTCCACCTGCTGGACGACGGGATGCAGCACCGCCAGCTTGCCCGCGCCCTGGACATCGCCCTGCTTACCCGCGAGGACGCAAACGACCTTCTGCTGCCCGCCGGCAACCTGCGCGAGCCGCTGGAAAGCCTGCGCCGGGCGCACGTCGTCGTCATGCGCGAAGAGGAAGCCGCGGCGCTCTCGCTGGCCGTACACCATTACTCCCCCATGGCACGCCGCTGGATCATCCGCAGGCAGTTGCGGCTGGACGGGCCGCTGCCGGAGCGCGCCCTGGCCTTCTGCGGCATCGCACGGCCGGATGGCTTCTTCACCATGCTGAAGCAACTGGGCGTACCGCTGGTGGCGCAGCAGGTCTTTCCCGATCACCACGCATACACGGAAACCGAGATTGCGGCCCTTCGGGACCGCGCGCAACAGGCCATGTGCGACGCAATTCTCACCACGGAGAAAGACGCCGTAAAGCTGCCCGCGGATATGCCACGGCTGCGCGTGGCATATCTCGACGCCGTCTTTACCGACCCCGCTACCGTATGGGGCGACCTGCAGCAGCTCTTGAACCTGGGCTAGCAGCTTCTGCGACAATCAAGGTTTGGCTGCTCAGATTCCATCCAGTCCGCGGATTCTCGTTGTGCGCACCGGCGCCATGGGCGACATCCTGCACGGTATGCCTGCCATCACGGCGCTGCGCCACGCCCTTCCGGATGCCCATATCGGATGGGTCGTGGAGCCGCACTGGTCTCCTCTGCTGCAGGCCTCTGGAACTTCATTCCCGCGCACACCGCAGATGCCTCTGGTCGACCGCGTCCACTTTGCCGAAACCCGCAGCTGGAGCAAGAGGCCCCTTTCTTTCCGG
Protein-coding regions in this window:
- a CDS encoding GNAT family N-acetyltransferase, which produces MLTIRPATPADVPEMLAFIRELAEYEREPDAAIATAEDLLRDGFGERPVYECLIAEWDGQPAGMALYFPFYSTWRGNAGIHLEDLFVRPPFRRNGIGKALISHVAAIAQERGDRFQWHVLDWNEPAIKFYESIGAQMLHPWRIMRVDGAALPALAKKFPS
- a CDS encoding 3-deoxy-D-manno-octulosonic acid transferase; the encoded protein is MMTLYRLTFTAALILSAPYWLVRMLVQKKYALGLRQRLGIVPAALLRFAAGKKIIWLHAVSVGETLSATRLVAELEQAMPGYTVAISTTTAAGQALAQQRFGAERVFYFPLDFTLAVRRYLQALRPQLMVLMESELWPAHLEECRRMGIPVVVANTRVSDRSFRRTLPLRALWKRMAAKVTLFVAQSEEDAGRLLALGAKPEQVTTSGNLKYDIRAAARMPITDLLRQHLPQAPLLVAGSTLAGEEEALLSCWKQMPPAVMVLAARHPERFESVASLLGQSDLPWQRLSTWRQSPQPVVPGTVLLLDSIGELASIYSLARVAFVGGSLFGEGGHSPLEPAQWGVSVIQGESYENFRGPVDALLAADAITLSSVEKLCETLQALLFDAEHASSMGERARQVFVSQAGATARTVTAIARMMSPAVEHLP
- the trmFO gene encoding methylenetetrahydrofolate--tRNA-(uracil(54)-C(5))-methyltransferase (FADH(2)-oxidizing) TrmFO; translated protein: MAHYARRRCRSACAGKEVSLMKKVHVIGGGLAGPEAALQAAAAGCEVTLYEMRPHRSTEAHQTSDFAELVCSNSLKSESENTAPWLLKQEMRRAGSFLLKEADATAVPAGHALAVDRVEFSRRVAEAIAANPRITVVREEVISLDESGDHITVLATGPLTSPALAAELQRLTGSDQLAFYDSIAPIVDASSIDMEKVYFAARWDKGTADYINCPFTKEEYDTFLDALLTSEKVELKEWEKGQYFEACLPIDELARRGRDTLRFGPMKPAGLTNPKTGRWPYACVQLRQENLRADSYNLVGFQNHIKYGDQAKVLRLIPGLENAKFLRYGQIHRNTYINSPAVLNGTLQLKAHPSIVIAGQLSGVEGYTESIAGGLLGGRFAALLARGEEPVAPPRQSAHGSLLHYITHAEAKHFQPANITFDLLVPLEEELRKKIRDKKERHRLQCERALEAWGAWLAQSALPVG
- the lpxK gene encoding tetraacyldisaccharide 4'-kinase, with the translated sequence MRPFLKPLVPLYAAGLGWKNSRFDRGTTKVWRLGKPVISVGSLSAGGAGKTPVVLALLDLLQQHGIPADVLSRGYGRELKTALQVEANGPATEFGDETLMIARRGWPVFVAPQRFDAGVLAEQQTQGSRVHLLDDGMQHRQLARALDIALLTREDANDLLLPAGNLREPLESLRRAHVVVMREEEAAALSLAVHHYSPMARRWIIRRQLRLDGPLPERALAFCGIARPDGFFTMLKQLGVPLVAQQVFPDHHAYTETEIAALRDRAQQAMCDAILTTEKDAVKLPADMPRLRVAYLDAVFTDPATVWGDLQQLLNLG